One segment of Actinomycetes bacterium DNA contains the following:
- a CDS encoding alpha/beta hydrolase: MSQATTDDAPLTVVLVHGAFADASSWSGVIERLQAAGIQVTAPANPLRGIAHDSAYVASFLNQIPGPVLAVGHSYGGAVISNAATDTASVVGLVFVAAFAPDEGERLGDVESGSKDSVLMTALAPRQYPTGQDSEAAVEFAIDPTKFHDAFAADLPPAQTAVMAATQRPVAELAFSEPSGPPAWKSSPAWAVVATGDKAAGTDVVRSMAERAGATITEVEGSHVIMVSQPGAVADVILTAAAAVARPAAATAG, from the coding sequence ATGTCACAGGCAACCACCGACGATGCCCCGCTCACTGTCGTACTCGTCCATGGCGCCTTTGCCGATGCCTCCAGCTGGAGCGGCGTCATCGAGCGCCTGCAGGCGGCCGGGATCCAGGTGACGGCGCCCGCGAACCCGCTGCGCGGTATCGCGCATGACTCGGCCTACGTCGCCAGCTTCCTCAACCAGATTCCCGGGCCCGTCCTTGCCGTGGGCCACTCCTACGGAGGAGCGGTGATCTCGAATGCCGCGACCGACACCGCTAGCGTCGTCGGGCTGGTCTTCGTCGCCGCCTTCGCCCCCGACGAAGGCGAGCGGCTGGGTGACGTAGAGAGCGGCTCCAAGGACAGCGTGCTGATGACGGCGCTGGCCCCGCGGCAGTATCCGACCGGTCAGGACTCGGAGGCGGCGGTTGAGTTCGCGATCGATCCCACCAAGTTCCACGATGCGTTCGCCGCCGACCTGCCACCCGCCCAGACCGCCGTGATGGCCGCGACCCAGCGCCCGGTCGCGGAGTTGGCGTTCTCGGAGCCGTCGGGCCCGCCCGCCTGGAAGTCCTCGCCCGCCTGGGCCGTGGTCGCCACCGGGGACAAGGCGGCCGGCACCGACGTGGTCCGTTCCATGGCCGAGCGCGCCGGTGCCACCATTACCGAGGTCGAGGGCTCGCACGTGATCATGGTGTCCCAGCCGGGAGCGGTCGCGGACGTCATCTTGACCGCAGCCGCGGCTGTTGCCCGGCCAGCCGCCGCCACGGCCGGCTAG